In Atopobium sp. oral taxon 416, the genomic stretch GAAGGAGATATACCATGCCGCGTCGTGCAGCAGCTAACCACCGCGAGGTTCAGCCAGATGCGAAATACAATAATCGCTTCGTGACTCAGTTGATCAACAAAGTTCTTCTTGAAGGCAAGAAGGCAACCGCAGAGCGCATCGTCTATGGTGCGTTCGATATCGTTGCCGACAAGACCGGTCAGGACGCTTTGACCGTGTTCAAGAAGGCGATGGACAACATTCGCCCGACCCTCGAGGTCAAGCCTCGCCGTGTCGGCGGCGCAACCTATCAGGTGCCTATGGAGGTCAACTCCCGCCGTGCAACCACCCTCGCGATCCGTTGGATGGTGAACTTCTCACGCGCCCGTAAAGAGAAGACCATGGCAGAGCGTCTCGCAAACGAGATCGTCGACGCTTCTAATGGTGTGGGCGCTTCCGTCAAACGCCGTGAGGACCTCTTCAGAATGGCAGAGGCAAACCGTGCGTTCTCTCACTATCGCTACTAGTTGAGAGTCAAGGAGCTAAAAGATAGATTATGGCAAAAAAGGTTAAGTATAAACTCGAAGACCTACGTAACATCGGTATCATTGCCCACATCGATGCAGGCAAGACTACGACGACCGAGCGTATCCTGTACTACACTGGCAAGACCCACAAGATCGGCGAGGTCCATGACGGTGCAGCCACGATGGACTGGATGCCGCAGGAGCAAGAGCGTGGCGTGACTATCACCTCCGCTGCAACCACCTGCTTCTGGAAAGATCACATCATTCAGATCATCGATACCCCGGGCCACGTTGACTTCACCGCTGAGGTCGAGCGCTCCCTGCGTGTTCTCGACGGTGCAGTCGCTGTCTTCGACGCCGTCGCTGGTGTACAGCCGCAGTCCGAGACGGTGTGGCGCCAGGCTGAGACCTACCACGTACCGCTAATCGCTTTCATCAACAAGTACGACCGTGTCGGCGCTGACTTCTTCCACGCTATCGACACCATGAAGGACCGCCTGGGTGCCAACGCTGTCGCCGCTCAGATCCCGATGGGCTGCGAGGCGAACTTCTGGGGCCTCATCGACCTTGTCACCATGAAGGCGTGGGACTTCAAGGAAGACGACAAGGGCATGATTTACCCCGAGGTTATGGACGAGATCCCTGACGAGTTCAAGGACACAGCTAACGAGAAGCGCGAGGAGCTCCTTGAGGCTGCTACCAACTACGACGACGACCTGATGGAGAAGGTCCTCGAAGACCAGGAAGTCCCGGTACCGCAGCTCAAGGCTGCGCTTCGTAAGGGCGTCCTGAAAAACGAGCTCAACCTCGTCTTCGTCGGCTCTGCCTACAAGAACAAGGGCATCCAAGAGCTGCTCGATGCTGTCGTCGACTACCTGCCGAGCCCGCTCGATATCGGTAAGACTGAAGGCACCGACCCGAGAACCGGCGAGAAGATCTACCGTAAGGCTGACTTCTCTGAGCCGTTCTCGGCACTGGCCTTCAAGATCATGACCGACCCCTACGTCGGCAAGCTGACTTACATCCGCGTCTACTCCGGACAGGCTGAGGCTGGCTCCTACGTCTACAACGTTAACAAGGACACCCGTGAGCGCTTGGGCCGCATCCTTGAGATGAATGCAAACGACCGCGTCGACCGTGACGAGTGCTCCGCAGGCGATATCGTTGCCTGCGTCGGCCTCAAGAACACCGCAACCGGCAATACCCTCGCCGACGAGAAGCACCCGATCCTGCTTGAGTCCATCACCTTCGCGAAGCCGGTTATCGACGTCGCCGTTGAGCCGAAATCCAAGGCTGAGCAGGAGAAGATGGCTGTCGGCCTTGAGAAGCTGGCTGAGGAGGACCCGACCTTCCAGGTCCACACCGATCAGGAGACCGGCCAGACCATCATTGCCGGTATGGGTGAGCTGCACCTCGAGATCATCATCGACCGTCTGCGCCGTGAGTTCCACGTCGACTGCAACGTCGGTAAGCCGCAGGTCGCCTACCGTGAGACCGCAGGACACGCCGTCAAGCATGCCCAGGGCAAGTTCGTCCGTCAGTCCGGCGGCCGTGGCCAGTACGGTGACGCAATCATCGATATGGAGCCCAACGAGGAGGGCAAAGGCTATGAGTTCGTCGACGCAACCGTCGGTGGATCCATCCCTAAGGAGTACATCCCCTCTGTTGATAAGGGTATTCAGGAGGCGCTGCAGTCCGGAGTTATCGCCGGCTACCCGGTTGAGGACATCAAGGTCACGCTCGTCGATGGCTCCTACCATGAGGTCGACTCCTCTGAGGCGGCATTCAAGATCGCCGGTTCCATGGCGATCAAGAAGGCCCTCGAAGAGTCCGATCCGGTGCTGCTTGAGCCGATCGAGCGCGTCGATGTCGAGACCCCTGAGCAGTACATGGGCGATGTGATGGGCAACCTTTCCAGCCGTCGCGGTAAGATTGAGGGCATGGAAGACCGCAGCAACACCAAGGTCATCCGTGCGAAGGTGCCCTTGGCTGAGATGTTTGGCTACGCGACAGACCTTCGTTCTGAGACGCAGGGCCGTGCGAGCTATACGATGCAGTTTGATAGCTACGAGCCGGTTCCGAAGAACATCAAGGATGAAATCGTAGCGAAGAATGCAGGAAAGACCGAGTAATAGACTCGTGCGTCTATGCTCTAAAATGGAGGTACCACCGTGGCAAACGAAAAGATTAGGATTCGCCTGAAGGGCTATGATCACGAAGTGGTCGATCAGTCCTCAAAGCTGATCGTGGACACTGCACAGAAGACGGGCGCCCGGGTTTCCGGCCCTATCCCCCTGCCCACTGAGCGCTCTCTGTACACCGTCATCCGCTCACCGCACAAGGATAAGGATTCCCGTGATCAGTTTGAGATGCGCACCCACAAGCGTCTGATCGATATCCTCGATCCGACCAACTCGA encodes the following:
- the rpsG gene encoding 30S ribosomal protein S7; the protein is MPRRAAANHREVQPDAKYNNRFVTQLINKVLLEGKKATAERIVYGAFDIVADKTGQDALTVFKKAMDNIRPTLEVKPRRVGGATYQVPMEVNSRRATTLAIRWMVNFSRARKEKTMAERLANEIVDASNGVGASVKRREDLFRMAEANRAFSHYRY
- the fusA gene encoding elongation factor G, whose product is MAKKVKYKLEDLRNIGIIAHIDAGKTTTTERILYYTGKTHKIGEVHDGAATMDWMPQEQERGVTITSAATTCFWKDHIIQIIDTPGHVDFTAEVERSLRVLDGAVAVFDAVAGVQPQSETVWRQAETYHVPLIAFINKYDRVGADFFHAIDTMKDRLGANAVAAQIPMGCEANFWGLIDLVTMKAWDFKEDDKGMIYPEVMDEIPDEFKDTANEKREELLEAATNYDDDLMEKVLEDQEVPVPQLKAALRKGVLKNELNLVFVGSAYKNKGIQELLDAVVDYLPSPLDIGKTEGTDPRTGEKIYRKADFSEPFSALAFKIMTDPYVGKLTYIRVYSGQAEAGSYVYNVNKDTRERLGRILEMNANDRVDRDECSAGDIVACVGLKNTATGNTLADEKHPILLESITFAKPVIDVAVEPKSKAEQEKMAVGLEKLAEEDPTFQVHTDQETGQTIIAGMGELHLEIIIDRLRREFHVDCNVGKPQVAYRETAGHAVKHAQGKFVRQSGGRGQYGDAIIDMEPNEEGKGYEFVDATVGGSIPKEYIPSVDKGIQEALQSGVIAGYPVEDIKVTLVDGSYHEVDSSEAAFKIAGSMAIKKALEESDPVLLEPIERVDVETPEQYMGDVMGNLSSRRGKIEGMEDRSNTKVIRAKVPLAEMFGYATDLRSETQGRASYTMQFDSYEPVPKNIKDEIVAKNAGKTE
- the rpsJ gene encoding 30S ribosomal protein S10, with translation MANEKIRIRLKGYDHEVVDQSSKLIVDTAQKTGARVSGPIPLPTERSLYTVIRSPHKDKDSRDQFEMRTHKRLIDILDPTNSTVDSLMRLELPAGVEIEIKL